In Daphnia pulicaria isolate SC F1-1A chromosome 9, SC_F0-13Bv2, whole genome shotgun sequence, a single genomic region encodes these proteins:
- the LOC124313208 gene encoding uncharacterized protein LOC124313208 — MNLLSLSDVVLISVLLGNCCQPLLGGGVKVTLLNRRVKPGNKLELNCRVDPGEKAGLPVVLPRRWISNGAVVELDHNRLPPGAEKTLTITNRFQDIGFTFIASVVSRIRWTAVPKKASGIYQCRDSNDVSQSTSNATLIVANSSQHDDGRFHGRIQDQEKKIHIFQSGSTFNLTCLTSVGQVEWLGPQSVEDDEYYYREKEIPLRFRWSKKTKFKGSISILIVQNASYLDTGYYTCYNNNSFNVIDRQFVYVEDPQHLILPPVMQPVGQHRNLRVIGYYSESDVQVGCGPTHPSVRVILKKLDNEIKAIASSEQPDGLNNDWSFNPFEGFKINMVYSWEMMH; from the exons ATGAATCTCCTATCACTATCAGACGTGGTACTGATATCTGTCTTACTGGGAAACTGTTGCCAGCCACTActag GTGGTGGAGTCAAAGTGACACTGTTGAATCGTCGAGTCAAACCTGGCAATAAACTGGAACTAAATTGTCGTGTTGATCCGGGAGAGAAGGCAGGGCTGCCCGTTGTTTTACCTCGGCGATGGATATCCAACGGTGCAGTAGTTGAACTCGACCATAATCGCCTCCCACCAG GAGCCGAAAAGACTTTAACCATAACCAACCGTTTTCAGGATATCggtttcactttcattgcgtcCGTCGTCAGTCGCATCCGGTGGACGGCAGTCCCCAAAAAAGCTTCGGGCATCTATCAGTGTCGAGATTCGAACGATGTCAGCCAGTCAACAAGCAACGCCACCTTGATCGTAGCCa ATTCGAGCCAACATGACGATGGGCGATTTCATGGACGGATTCAGgatcaggaaaagaaaattcacatTTTCCAGAGCGGATCGACTTTCAATTTGACGTGCCTTACTAGTGTCGGTCAAGTTGAATGGCTGGGACCTCAATCAGTGGAGGATGATGAGTACTATTACCGAGAAAAG GAGATCCCTCTGAGATTTCGATggtctaaaaaaacaaaattcaagggGTCTATTTCTATCCTGATTGTTCAGAACGCCAGTTATTTGGATACGGGCTATTACACCTGCTACAATAATAATAGCTTTAATGTCATCGACCGTCAATTTGTTTACGTCGAAG ATCCCCAACATCTGATTCTTCCACCGGTCATGCAGCCGGTGGGTCAACATCGAAACTTACGAGTTATTGGCTATTATTCGGAATCCGATGTCCAGGTTGGCTGTGGTCCGACTCATCCATCCGTCCGGGTTATCctaaaaaaattagacaacGAAATCAAA GCAATTGCATCCTCAGAACAACCAGATGGTCTAAACAACGACTGGAGTTTCAATCCATTTGAAGGATTCAAAATCAACATGGTCTATTCTTGGGAAATGATGCATTGA
- the LOC124313746 gene encoding uncharacterized protein LOC124313746: MNLCGGSIVDLHDDCGFNYKYFPIDSVLRFNLVEDLVLWRQGYSSHLEESLTKVLKPEDMIHIDTMITSILFCLFSKSFVILEHFRNFEETFEKSAIISTILRTVTRKHGPYLDVISCTSLMKNWFYPKNSYM, from the exons ATGAACCTATGCGGCGGAAGCATTGTGGATCTCCACGACGATTGCGGATTCAACTACAAATATTTCCCGATTGACAGCGTCTTGAGGTTTAACCTGGTGGAGGATCTCGTTCTCTGGAGACAAGGATACAGTTCACACTTG GAAGAGAGCTTAACGAAAGTGTTGAAGCCGGAGGATATGATTCATATCGACACCATGATCACCAGCATTTTATTTTGCTTGTTTTCCAAGAGTTTCGTGATTCTGGAACACTTTCGCAATTTCGAAGAAACGTTTGAAAAATCCGCCATCATTTCGACGATTTTAA GAACGGTAACGAGAAAACACGGCCCCTATTTGGACGTCATTTCGTGTACATCGCTCATGAAAAACTGGTTTTACCCTAAAAACAGTTACATGTGA
- the LOC124313459 gene encoding uncharacterized protein LOC124313459 has product MKKVNTLTALQRRLTSLSGGCLLDPHVECGFNSKYFPVDSVLRFNLVEDLLLWRQGYSLHLEENLMKVLKPEDMNNIDTMVTGIFICLFSRSFAILEHFRNFEDTFEKSAIISTILRTVARKHGRYLDVISCTLLMKNWFYPNKS; this is encoded by the exons ATGAAAAAAG TTAATACACTGACAGCTTTGCAACGGAGGTTGACTAGCTTATCCGGCGGATGCCTATTGGATCCCCACGTCGAGTGCGGATTCAACTCCAAATATTTCCCGGTTGACAGCGTCTTGAGGTTTAACCTGGTGGAAGATCTCCTTCTCTGGCGGCAAGGATACAGTTTACACTTG GAAGAAAACTTAATGAAAGTTTTGAAGCCGGAAGATATGAATAATATAGACACCATGGTCACTGGCATTTTcatatgtttgttttcaagAAGTTTCGCCATTCTGGAACACTTTCGCAATTTCGAAGACACGTTTGAAAAGTCCGCCATCATTTCGACGATTTTGA GGACTGTAGCGAGGAAACACGGCCGCTATTTAGACGTCATTTCGTGTACATTACTCATGAAAAACTGGTTTTATCCTAATAAAAGTTGA
- the LOC124313747 gene encoding uncharacterized protein LOC124313747: MKHFFGGVLDLEWFWYRFEWQSRTAIHAHGVVKLKNDPGIADLMIKVYAGRLMAQKLADPQYTANLSEQDVQEKQDLVEAGILAELKVLKYADTLLCACNTRSDPVNPFNAEVPVPHPCSSNVSSILNDGAAMDDFYERLANCVQRHVCRPDGYYLQLILDHHAAMNYMVKYASKQERSGNTLQQVIKTIINKADVTDNAGSAFRSSIIRSIGHRDIGKGEASRILFSGHHCESSFNYVNVSLDLTVNEVFRNPTTGELETRPTLLTYFAKRHVYIEQNTYPNWNLDQPNFIEFCRHFTVVKGNLRNNPKPDKTIVLTFPVHRNSPTSATYHLFCRYSLIKFFPWTESSIPMLLDDNLVVRQWQDFRLTAAQELRQYFNLDEELQSRLDQAADDLQEEDNIENDNFNQLEWQQAVGMRPAGEQEVRSDLPVIDRSFPWLTSLQLHYTPHELACGSTWVVNHLTNGRDLGTDSTDLPFVSPSQLNRSQRMWFDMVVEALQSRKQLLLIVNGTAGTGKTFTISAISSAVPKEHIVRSAYTAKAAHLIRGETLHKIFQIPVEKGQGTKFGPLNGAKLAALQEKFRHVKIIIIDEYSMLSLTMLGKIDARLREAKGNNLFCGGLTVILVGDPAQLPPVAAPSLYSQSTAPFANEGRAAYLAFQSVIKLTEVRRQQVEDGDIDQQTFLDTLNSLREGNCSIDQWKFLQARNPEAIANFGTDFEDATYLFATNEAVNRRNYFKLPQLQMPITLLRSVNVPSSGKSKPSDQFRGLEVELYLAIGAQVTLTSNINTDVGLTNGARGTVVDIVYSKQPNVDLPDFIVVRWPDYTGPQFFSTTMNNGISTHNCIPIPAISIRSDDTRAVRIQFPLRLAYAMTVWKSQGETLGKTVVDIGPKETAGLTFVALSRVRHISDLAVLPFDYQRALKISTGDGLFARKMEERRLNMLCQVTQDQWFENNPE, translated from the exons atgaaacattttttcggtggTGTCTTGGATCTCGAATGGTTTTGGTATCGTTTCGAGTGGCAATCAAGAACAGCCATTCATGCCCACGGTGTTGTAAAGCTCAAAAACGACCCGGGGATTGCCGACCTAATGATTAAAGTCTACGCTGGCCGACTTATGGCGCAAAAACTAGCTGATCCACAGTACACAGCAAACCTTAGCGAACAAGACGTCCAAGAAAAGCAAGATCTAGTTGAAGCCGGCAttcttgcagaactcaaggttCTAAAGTATGCCGATACTCTGTTGTGTGCCTGTAATACTCGGTCTGATCCAGTCAACCCGTTCAATGCTGAAGTACCAGTTCCCCATCCGTGTTCAAGCAATGTCTCGTCAATTTTGAACGATGGAGCAGCCATGGACGACTTCTACGAAAGATTGGCAAACTGTGTTCAACGTCACGTCTGTCGACCAGACGGTTACT ATCTTCAGCTCATTCTTGATCATCACGCTGCAATGAACTACATGGTCAAGTATGCTAGCAAACAAGAGCGGTCTGGAAACACTTTACAGcaagtgatcaaaacgattatcaaCAAGGCTGATGTCACAGATAATGCTGGCTCCGCTTTTCGCTCCTCTATCATTCGTTCCATTGGCCATCGTGACATCGGGAAAGGTGAAGCGTCGCGCATTTTGTTTTCCGGCCACCACTGTGAATCATCCTTCAATTACGTCAACGTTTCTTTGGACCTGACTGTAAACGAAGTCTTCAGAAATCCAACGACTGGTGAGTTGGAAACTCGACCAACTCTGCTTACCTACTTTGCCAAACGTCATGTTTACATTGAACAAAACACCTACCCCAATTGGAATCTTGATCAACCCAATTTTATCGAGTTTTGTCGTCACTTCACTGTCGTCAAAGGGAATCTTAGAAATAATCCCAAGCCGGACAAGACCATTGTTTTGACATTCCCGGTGCATCGAAATTCTCCTACGTCAGCTACCTACCATCTGTTCTGCCGATATTCGCTAATCAAGTTTTTCCCATGGACGGAATCATCTATTCCAATGCTTTTGGATGACAACCTTGTCGTACGCCAATGGCAAGACTTTCGATTGACTGCAGCTCAGGAACTGCGTCAATATTTCAACTTAGACGAAGAATTACAAAGTCGATTAGATCAGGCAGCTGATGACCTCCAGGAAGAAGACAACATTGAAAACGACAACTTTAATCAACTTGAATGGCAGCAAGCGGTCGGTATGCGACCTGCTGGCGAACAAGAAGTTCGTTCTGATCTACCTGTGATTGACCGTTCTTTCCCTTGGCTGACTAGTCTTCAGCTTCATTACACTCCACATGAATTGGCCTGTGGAAGCACTTGGGTGGTTAATCATCTAACCAACGGAAGAGATCTCGGCACTGATTCTACAGATTTACCGTTTGTCAGTCCCAGTCAACTGAATCGTTCACAACGAATGTGGTTCGATATGGTTGTTGAGGCTCTGCAATCTCGGAAACAGTTGTTATTGATCGTCAATGGCACAGCTGGTACTGGCAAAACCTTCactatttcagcaatttccAGTGCTGTCCCTAAAGAACATATCGTCCGTTCGGCCTACACCGCGAAAGCTGCCCATCTCATCCGCGGTGAAACTTTGCAcaagatatttcaaattccagtagAAAAAGGCCAAGGCACAAAGTTTGGCCCTCTTAATGGAGCGAAACTGGCAGCTCTTCAAGAGAAATTTCGTCATGTTAAAATTATCATAATTGACGAATATTCAATGTTGAGCTTGACCATGCTTGGAAAAATTGACGCTCGTCTTCGTGAAGCTAAAGGcaacaaccttttttgtgGTGGGCTGACTGTTATTTTGGTTGGAGATCCAGCTCAGCTTCCTCCTGTGGCTGCTCCTTCCCTCTATTCCCAATCAACAGCACCGTTTGCCAACGAGGGTCGGGCCGCTTACTTGGCTTTCCAATCCGTCATCAAGTTGACAGAAGTTCGACGACAACAAGTAGAAGATGGCGACATTGACCAGCAAACATTCCTGGACACACTCAACTCTTTGAGAGAGGGAAACTGTTCCATAGACCAGTGGAAATTCCTTCAAGCAAGGAATCCGGAAGCCATTGCCAACTTTGGCACTGATTTTGAAGATGCGACCTACTTGTTTGCCACCAACGAAGCTGTTAATCGCaggaattactttaaattaccACAACTTCAAATGCCAATCACCCTACTACGGTCGGTAAATGTGCCTTCAAGTGGCAAGTCAAAGCCATCTGATCAGTTTCGAGGGCTTGAAGTTGAACTGTACCTTGCGATTGGAGCCCAAGTAACGTTAACATCCAACATCAACACGGATGTGGGTCTCACTAATGGTGCCAGAGGTACCGTGGTTGACATCGTCTATTCCAAACAGCCCAATGTTGATCTGCCTGATTTCATCGTTGTTAGATGGCCTGATTATACCGGTCCTCAATTCTTCTCTACAACCATGAATAACGGCATTTCAACTCACAACTGTATACCAATCCCGGCAATATCCATACGGTCTGATGACACGAGAGCCGTCCGGATTCAGTTTCCCCTTCGCCTGGCTTATGCGATGACCGTATGGAAATCTCAAGGAGAAACTCTAGGCAAAACTGTTGTAGACATCGGTCCCAAAGAAACCGCCGGCCTGActttcgtcgctctttcaaGGGTAAGACACATTAGTGATTTGGCCGTCTTGCCATTTGACTATCAAAGAGCATTGAAAATATCGACTGGCGATGGGTTATTTGCtagaaagatggaagaaagaCGGCTAAATATGTTGTGTCAGGTTACACAAGATcaatggtttgaaaataacccagaataa
- the LOC124313423 gene encoding cuticle protein 21-like → MKFFILIAFIAFAAADSYKAAEYEAPKYEPPKYEAPKYEEVTYAPQPYSFGYDVQDKESYNDFEHNEKSDYNVVSGTYRVVLPDSRIQIVTYKADANGYTADVKYEGEAKYPEHAELQSKTGASYSAPSYKAPEYKQPAYVAPAYTAPSYKEPEYKAPAYNAPAVYPKY, encoded by the exons ATGAAG TTCTTTATCCTGATTGCCTTTATTGCGTTCGCTGCTGCCGATTCCTACAAGGCTGCTGAatacgaggctcccaagtacgaaCCCCCTAAATACGAGGCCCCTAAATACGAAGAAGTGACATAC GCCCCTCAACCCTACAGCTTCGGATACGACGTCCAGGATAAAGAATCTTACAATGACTTTGAGCACAACGAGAAATCTGACTACAACGTAGTCAGCGGAACTTACCGCGTTGTTCTCCCCGACAGCCGCATCCAGATCGTCACCTACAAGGCTGACGCCAACGGATACACCGCTGATGTGAAATACGAAGGGGAAGCCAAGTACCCCGAGCACGCTGAGCTCCAATCCAAAACTGGTGCTTCCTACTCCGCTCCATCCTACAAGGCTCCCGAATACAAACAACCGGCCTACGTCGCCCCCGCTTACACCGCGCCATCCTACAAGGAGCCAGAGTACAAAGCCCCAGCCTACAACGCCCCTGCTGTCTACCCTAAATATTAA